From the genome of Isachenkonia alkalipeptolytica, one region includes:
- a CDS encoding OsmC family protein: MPSIEVGFPEGKKVSASMKGFTIDTDQPVAEGGGGEEPSPFDLFLSSIATCTGFYALRFCESKNINMQGMKLILDTEKNPETGMIGKMQLKLTLPEDFPEKYKKAIVRSMNLCSVKKHMMDPPEFNIIAE, translated from the coding sequence ATGCCAAGCATTGAAGTAGGATTTCCTGAAGGAAAGAAAGTAAGCGCAAGTATGAAAGGTTTTACCATCGACACGGATCAACCGGTGGCGGAAGGCGGCGGAGGAGAGGAGCCCTCCCCCTTTGATCTTTTCTTAAGTTCAATTGCCACCTGTACCGGATTTTATGCCCTGCGTTTTTGTGAAAGTAAGAACATCAACATGCAGGGAATGAAACTGATTTTAGATACGGAAAAGAATCCGGAAACCGGGATGATCGGTAAAATGCAATTGAAACTGACCCTTCCCGAAGATTTTCCGGAGAAGTATAAAAAGGCCATTGTACGCTCCATGAATTTATGCAGCGTCAAAAAACATATGATGGATCCACCGGAGTTCAATATCATTGCAGAGTAA
- a CDS encoding ferritin family protein → MKNALNILQFAMDMELQGQNFYASFSDKVDNPVARKMFQSLAKEEKRHYDILKKEYDSIEVNQEWSGMEDLEAYKGENIFEVRKEAEDISPEELKTSTSDISILRMAYLIENDFAEFYKKAIENTEDPKGKKMLETLYEWENEHRKVFYEEYQKAMKDNWFDQGFSPF, encoded by the coding sequence TTGAAAAACGCACTGAATATTTTACAATTTGCAATGGATATGGAATTGCAGGGGCAAAACTTTTACGCAAGCTTCAGTGACAAAGTGGATAATCCTGTGGCAAGGAAAATGTTCCAGTCCTTAGCCAAGGAAGAAAAAAGACATTACGATATTCTGAAAAAAGAGTACGACAGTATTGAAGTCAATCAGGAATGGTCCGGTATGGAAGACCTGGAAGCATATAAAGGGGAAAACATTTTTGAAGTTCGTAAGGAAGCGGAGGATATTTCCCCCGAGGAGTTGAAAACCTCTACTTCGGATATCTCCATTCTCAGAATGGCGTATCTGATTGAAAATGATTTTGCGGAGTTTTATAAAAAAGCCATAGAGAACACCGAGGATCCTAAAGGAAAGAAAATGTTGGAAACTTTATACGAATGGGAAAATGAGCACCGAAAAGTGTTTTACGAGGAATACCAAAAGGCTATGAAGGATAACTGGTTTGATCAAGGATTTTCTCCCTTCTAA
- a CDS encoding DUF3343 domain-containing protein, protein MSTEIPYVITFDSTHAAMEAEKRLLNKGVKIHVIPTPRQITANCGLSVKIMEITREELEDLLRELQIEKKNLYRMESFHKIEQVG, encoded by the coding sequence ATGAGTACTGAAATTCCCTATGTAATCACCTTTGATTCCACCCACGCCGCCATGGAAGCGGAAAAGCGCCTGCTCAATAAAGGGGTGAAGATTCATGTGATTCCCACACCGAGACAAATCACGGCAAACTGTGGTTTATCTGTGAAAATCATGGAGATCACCCGGGAGGAACTGGAGGATCTATTAAGGGAGCTGCAAATCGAGAAGAAAAATCTTTACCGCATGGAAAGTTTTCATAAAATTGAACAGGTCGGCTAA
- a CDS encoding type 1 glutamine amidotransferase domain-containing protein — MKKIGVLIGKLYEESEYSQPAQAYRDAGYELVHIGKEKGEKVVDKNRENPVTIDEVPENVSPEDFDALLIPGGFSPDVLRSDDKIVDFLRNYFTLGKPLFTICHGPQLLVTAEVLKGRTLTCYKSIIVDVKNAGANYVDREVVVDRNLITSRTPKDLHAFIDASLKMLKE, encoded by the coding sequence ATGAAAAAAATTGGCGTGTTGATCGGAAAACTTTATGAGGAATCGGAATACAGCCAACCGGCACAAGCTTACCGGGATGCGGGTTATGAACTGGTTCACATCGGAAAGGAAAAAGGGGAGAAAGTGGTGGATAAGAATCGGGAAAATCCGGTAACCATCGATGAAGTACCGGAGAATGTATCCCCCGAAGACTTTGACGCCCTCCTGATTCCCGGCGGATTTTCCCCCGATGTCCTGCGGTCCGACGACAAAATTGTGGACTTCCTTCGGAATTACTTTACCCTGGGAAAACCGTTGTTTACCATTTGTCACGGTCCCCAGTTACTGGTAACCGCAGAGGTTTTAAAGGGCAGAACCCTTACTTGCTATAAATCCATCATCGTGGATGTGAAAAATGCGGGAGCCAACTATGTGGACCGGGAAGTTGTGGTGGACAGGAACCTGATTACCAGCCGCACCCCGAAGGACCTTCACGCTTTCATTGACGCATCTTTAAAAATGCTAAAAGAATAA
- a CDS encoding mechanosensitive ion channel family protein has product MEISQDFQEMLVQYGIRVLIGLVILLIGLALIKTLQKILDKSLKASKLNESLHGFIKSLTTFGLNIVLFITVLSFLGIPMTTFVAILGAAGLAIGFALRDSLGNIAGGIIILTARPFNVGDFISAQGEMGTVKEILILHTRLSTPDNKKVVIPNGPLANGNITNFSAEDLRRVDLTYGVGYDDDIRQVKAILTELVEGHELTLKEPEPMIRVIEHGDSSVNFTVRAWCNKDDYWSIYYDLQEAVKIRFDEENISIPYPQMDVHMNALEK; this is encoded by the coding sequence ATGGAAATATCTCAAGACTTTCAAGAAATGCTGGTTCAATACGGTATCCGGGTTTTAATCGGTCTGGTAATTTTACTGATCGGTTTGGCACTGATCAAAACGTTACAAAAGATTCTGGATAAAAGCCTGAAAGCCAGTAAATTAAATGAATCCCTACACGGATTTATCAAGTCCCTAACGACCTTTGGTCTAAACATTGTACTGTTCATTACGGTCCTGAGCTTTTTAGGGATCCCCATGACCACCTTTGTAGCCATTCTAGGAGCCGCCGGTCTCGCCATCGGTTTCGCCCTTAGGGACAGCCTGGGAAATATTGCCGGGGGCATTATTATTCTTACCGCACGCCCCTTTAATGTAGGGGACTTTATCAGCGCCCAGGGTGAAATGGGTACGGTTAAAGAAATTTTAATCCTACACACCCGATTGTCCACCCCGGATAATAAAAAGGTGGTAATTCCCAATGGACCCTTGGCTAACGGAAATATTACAAACTTCAGCGCCGAAGACCTGAGAAGAGTGGACTTAACCTACGGTGTGGGTTATGATGATGATATTCGTCAAGTCAAAGCCATTTTAACGGAACTTGTAGAGGGACACGAGCTTACCCTAAAGGAACCGGAGCCCATGATTCGGGTGATCGAACACGGAGACAGTTCCGTAAACTTTACGGTCCGAGCCTGGTGTAACAAAGATGATTATTGGTCTATCTACTATGATCTTCAGGAAGCGGTGAAAATCCGGTTCGATGAAGAAAATATCAGCATTCCCTATCCTCAAATGGATGTCCACATGAATGCTTTGGAAAAATAA
- a CDS encoding ABC transporter ATP-binding protein — protein MDSILTLKNIDKVYGRKIQTQVIFDLNLSFDPGSFNSIIGQSGSGKSTLLNIMGTLDKPTKGKVFVDGRDTGELKKDQLAKLRNEAIGFVFQFHYLLPEFTTLENILMPQWVKNKKIDPEIQRRAEELIEVVGLEKVKNNLATDMSGGQQQRAAIARALMNRPRILLADEPTGNLDSETSNSIYRLLKEINKEFQSTFIVITHDKKIAERTDRIIELKDGRVYTDLSQK, from the coding sequence ATGGATAGTATTTTAACGTTGAAAAATATTGATAAGGTTTACGGAAGGAAAATCCAAACCCAGGTGATCTTTGATCTAAACCTCAGTTTTGATCCCGGATCCTTTAACTCCATTATCGGTCAGTCCGGCAGCGGCAAAAGCACTTTGTTAAATATTATGGGTACTCTGGATAAACCCACGAAGGGAAAGGTGTTTGTGGACGGTCGGGATACCGGGGAATTGAAGAAGGATCAGCTGGCAAAACTAAGAAATGAAGCCATCGGATTTGTATTTCAGTTCCACTACCTCCTTCCGGAGTTTACCACCCTGGAAAACATTTTAATGCCCCAGTGGGTGAAAAACAAAAAAATCGATCCCGAGATTCAACGGCGGGCGGAGGAGTTAATAGAGGTGGTGGGTCTTGAAAAGGTGAAGAATAATCTGGCCACGGATATGTCGGGAGGACAGCAGCAGCGGGCGGCTATTGCCCGGGCGTTGATGAATCGGCCGAGGATCCTGCTGGCGGATGAACCCACGGGTAACTTGGATTCGGAAACCAGCAACAGCATCTACCGTCTGTTAAAGGAGATCAATAAGGAGTTTCAATCCACTTTTATCGTGATTACCCACGATAAGAAAATTGCGGAACGTACGGACCGTATTATTGAACTGAAAGACGGTCGGGTTTATACGGACCTCTCCCAGAAATAA
- a CDS encoding methylated-DNA--[protein]-cysteine S-methyltransferase, with translation MIKGYSYQTLMGSLTLLEEEGYLVEIRFGKDGETKEEYKIEETPVIEKTFWQLEEYFQGRRQAFDVPLRPRGTEFQRQVWAALLDIPYGETWSYKDLAMKIQRRKAFRAVGMANNKNPLPIIIPCHRVIGSDGKLVGYGGGLKVKEKLLDLEKSVIH, from the coding sequence ATGATCAAAGGCTACAGCTATCAAACCTTGATGGGGTCCTTAACCCTCTTAGAAGAAGAGGGGTACCTGGTGGAGATTCGCTTTGGAAAAGATGGAGAAACTAAGGAGGAGTATAAAATTGAAGAGACACCGGTGATAGAAAAAACATTTTGGCAGTTAGAAGAATATTTTCAAGGGAGGCGGCAGGCTTTTGATGTACCACTGCGCCCCCGGGGCACCGAGTTTCAACGGCAAGTATGGGCGGCGCTACTGGATATTCCCTATGGGGAAACCTGGAGTTATAAGGATTTGGCAATGAAAATCCAACGGCGGAAAGCCTTTCGGGCCGTAGGAATGGCCAATAACAAGAATCCTCTTCCGATTATTATTCCCTGCCATCGGGTCATCGGCAGTGACGGAAAGCTGGTAGGTTATGGCGGGGGACTGAAGGTAAAGGAAAAACTGCTGGACTTGGAAAAGTCCGTGATTCATTGA
- a CDS encoding ABC transporter permease: MKFPLKIAWRFLKAGKGQTLLILAGIAIGISVQVFIGLLIQGLQISLVDSTIGNSSQVTIEAKENNGEIFGYEEKEEDIRREIDGLEEISPTLTLPAFISLEEEQESAVVRGFDFEKAEGIYGFEEKITEGSLPLQSGEVMVGVGLAENLDLAIGDSLEVFNFQGDQGEVKITGLFDIGVTDLNDSWLVSGLGTAQELFQRPDSITGIEIQVEEVFDADIIGEDIQALLGEDVQVSNWKDANQDLLSGLQGQDISSIMIQIFVVIAVVLGISSVLAISVLQRSKQIGILKAMGVNDRSASLIFLFQGLILGIMGGLIGIGLGLALSYSFMIFATNPDGSPVVEIVMNYNFIALSFAIAVVASTLAALIPAKKSSKLQPIEVIRNG; the protein is encoded by the coding sequence ATGAAGTTTCCACTTAAGATTGCCTGGCGGTTTTTAAAGGCCGGAAAGGGACAAACCCTGCTGATTTTGGCGGGGATCGCCATCGGGATTTCCGTACAGGTGTTTATCGGATTACTGATTCAAGGATTACAGATCAGCTTGGTGGACTCCACCATTGGAAATTCCTCTCAGGTCACCATCGAAGCGAAAGAGAATAACGGAGAAATTTTCGGTTATGAAGAAAAGGAAGAAGATATTCGAAGGGAGATCGACGGGCTGGAGGAAATATCCCCCACCCTTACCTTACCGGCCTTTATCAGTCTCGAGGAAGAGCAGGAGTCCGCAGTGGTTCGGGGGTTTGACTTTGAAAAAGCCGAGGGAATTTACGGATTTGAGGAAAAAATCACCGAAGGAAGTTTACCCCTGCAATCCGGGGAAGTGATGGTGGGTGTGGGTTTAGCGGAAAACCTGGACCTGGCCATCGGAGATTCTCTGGAGGTGTTTAACTTCCAGGGGGACCAGGGAGAGGTAAAGATCACCGGTTTATTTGACATCGGGGTAACGGATCTGAACGACTCCTGGCTGGTCAGCGGATTGGGCACCGCCCAGGAATTGTTCCAACGACCGGATTCCATTACCGGGATAGAAATTCAGGTGGAGGAGGTATTTGATGCGGATATCATCGGAGAAGATATTCAAGCATTGCTGGGTGAGGATGTACAGGTAAGCAACTGGAAAGATGCGAATCAGGATCTTTTGAGCGGTTTGCAGGGACAGGATATTTCCAGCATTATGATTCAGATTTTCGTTGTGATTGCGGTGGTATTGGGGATTTCCAGTGTGCTGGCAATTTCCGTGCTGCAGCGTTCGAAACAAATCGGAATATTAAAAGCCATGGGGGTCAATGACCGCAGCGCCAGTTTGATTTTCTTGTTTCAAGGTCTGATTTTAGGAATTATGGGAGGGCTAATTGGAATCGGTCTGGGACTGGCACTTTCCTATAGCTTTATGATCTTTGCCACAAATCCCGATGGCAGTCCCGTGGTGGAGATTGTGATGAACTATAATTTCATTGCCCTATCCTTTGCCATCGCTGTTGTGGCTTCCACCCTTGCGGCACTGATTCCCGCGAAAAAATCTTCAAAACTTCAACCGATTGAGGTGATACGAAATGGATAG
- a CDS encoding FAD-binding oxidoreductase, with the protein MATYYIKTNRVFTTLRKYGWIFTVLVALGGTFVEPKLGLAVIGIMAGLIGTSFFKGRYWCGNICPHGSLFDSLIHPISLNKNIPGFLKSKPMVFGFFLFFMYNFGGNTLNALEHWGDASFWDRLGMVFSRTYLMVFVVGGLLGLVKNPRTWCQFCPMGTLEKGSYALGTKLNANKHTDKKLTIESKEKCHACGKCARVCPFQLEPYTNFSENNQFEDVNCIRCGTCVENCPAGILSFETERDAMELKLNRDLEGYEQRQKILSNLSEIRDLGENIKEFTFEFKNPDRVAYKAGQFILVKLKGHESMYRAYSIASYNEDDQRVSVIIKKIPGGYGTENIFDQFNLGDTVELEGPMGEELVVGESVKKALFVGNGIGMTPFIALTKDTLKHREDIEEVTFVHGQRKEKDFYYHDYFLDLENSYDQFHYRPIASRPDKPSTAKGYVMDEIKTLDLTDHHVFMCGSPRMITDTMNLLLDKGVPKERIFYESEEKIKEADNMENSKKQKKTA; encoded by the coding sequence TTGGCAACATATTATATTAAAACGAATCGTGTATTTACCACCCTTAGAAAATACGGATGGATTTTTACAGTGCTGGTGGCCCTGGGAGGCACTTTTGTAGAACCGAAGCTGGGCTTGGCGGTGATCGGTATTATGGCGGGACTTATTGGAACATCCTTTTTCAAAGGGCGATACTGGTGTGGAAATATCTGTCCCCATGGAAGTTTATTTGACTCTTTGATCCATCCCATCAGTTTGAATAAGAATATCCCCGGGTTTTTAAAATCGAAGCCCATGGTATTCGGATTTTTCCTATTCTTTATGTACAATTTCGGAGGAAATACCTTAAATGCCCTGGAGCATTGGGGAGACGCTTCTTTTTGGGATCGTTTGGGAATGGTGTTTTCCAGAACCTATTTAATGGTATTTGTAGTGGGGGGGTTACTGGGTCTTGTGAAAAATCCTCGCACATGGTGTCAATTCTGTCCTATGGGTACTCTGGAAAAGGGAAGCTATGCCCTGGGAACCAAATTGAATGCCAATAAGCATACGGATAAAAAGCTGACCATTGAGTCCAAGGAAAAATGTCATGCCTGCGGTAAATGTGCCAGGGTTTGTCCTTTCCAACTGGAACCCTATACGAATTTTTCCGAGAACAATCAATTTGAAGATGTCAACTGCATACGCTGCGGAACCTGTGTGGAAAATTGTCCTGCAGGAATCCTCTCCTTTGAAACTGAAAGGGATGCCATGGAGTTGAAACTAAACAGGGATTTGGAAGGCTATGAACAGCGACAGAAGATCCTGTCAAACCTAAGTGAAATTCGGGATTTAGGAGAGAATATTAAGGAATTCACCTTTGAATTTAAAAATCCTGACCGGGTAGCCTACAAAGCCGGACAGTTTATTTTAGTGAAATTGAAAGGCCATGAAAGCATGTATCGCGCCTATTCCATTGCATCCTATAATGAAGATGACCAAAGGGTCAGTGTAATCATTAAAAAAATTCCCGGAGGATATGGTACGGAAAATATTTTTGATCAGTTTAACCTGGGAGACACCGTAGAGTTGGAAGGCCCCATGGGTGAAGAGCTGGTGGTAGGGGAGAGCGTCAAAAAAGCATTGTTTGTAGGAAACGGCATTGGAATGACACCCTTTATTGCCTTAACCAAGGACACCTTGAAGCATCGGGAGGATATTGAGGAAGTGACCTTTGTTCATGGGCAGCGAAAAGAAAAGGATTTTTATTATCATGATTACTTTCTGGATCTGGAAAACAGTTATGATCAGTTCCATTACCGGCCCATTGCTTCAAGACCGGATAAACCTTCGACAGCCAAGGGCTATGTGATGGATGAAATCAAAACCCTTGATTTGACCGATCATCATGTGTTTATGTGCGGATCTCCTCGGATGATTACCGATACCATGAATCTTTTACTGGATAAAGGGGTCCCGAAGGAACGGATTTTCTATGAAAGCGAAGAAAAAATCAAGGAAGCGGATAACATGGAAAATAGTAAGAAACAGAAAAAAACCGCTTAG
- a CDS encoding cobalamin B12-binding domain-containing protein, giving the protein MNYYQEFIKHLEKEDKENSVSYVMQLISEKELDIVTLYNEMLRPALYQIASNEKEQTITIGQEHIRTAIVRTIVECCYPFVIEERNLKFEGRPVNQEKVIIFCPEDEYHEIGPRMVEDYFALNGFETLFLGGNTPRENLIELMEDLKPDYVAISISNYYNIVPAKRSIEFLRNKLEKVPKVIVGGYALQNKSNVAEELGADLHLKTFEDIEGLRKEETDEVST; this is encoded by the coding sequence ATGAATTATTATCAGGAATTCATCAAGCACTTGGAAAAGGAAGATAAGGAAAACAGTGTTAGCTATGTGATGCAGTTGATCTCGGAAAAAGAACTGGATATTGTGACTTTATACAACGAAATGCTTCGTCCCGCCCTTTATCAGATTGCCTCGAATGAAAAGGAGCAAACCATTACCATCGGTCAGGAACATATTCGAACCGCAATAGTGCGAACCATTGTAGAGTGTTGTTATCCCTTCGTGATTGAGGAGCGGAATTTGAAATTTGAAGGCCGGCCTGTGAATCAGGAAAAAGTGATAATCTTTTGTCCCGAAGATGAATACCATGAAATCGGGCCTAGGATGGTGGAGGACTATTTTGCCTTAAATGGCTTTGAGACTCTGTTTTTGGGAGGCAACACCCCTAGGGAGAATCTAATCGAATTGATGGAGGATCTGAAGCCGGACTATGTGGCCATTAGTATATCGAATTATTACAATATCGTGCCGGCAAAAAGAAGCATCGAATTCCTACGGAACAAACTGGAGAAGGTTCCGAAAGTTATTGTGGGGGGCTATGCCTTACAGAATAAAAGCAATGTCGCCGAGGAACTGGGGGCGGACTTACACCTGAAAACCTTTGAGGATATTGAAGGTTTAAGGAAGGAGGAGACCGATGAAGTTTCCACTTAA
- a CDS encoding HD-GYP domain-containing protein: protein MEERQIYVYEKALGEILSRDLYIHENMLFMKKGTIINRYHLQKLQKQGIQKLWTYSDEQEVNIHRKELKEQVQREYRSNSASIKKIMQNIAGGKALDFKKVEEISLGLLEGIDRYSYLVDCMNELRRADEYTYNHSINVSIYSMLLGKWSGLTNEDLENVVQAGLLHDIGKARVPDQILNKKGKLTDKEFAVMKEHAQLGYEIIEFNKNIPEEVKKPVLSHHERMDGSGYPKKVKDLDLYTRIIAIADVYDALTSQRVYKKKKNPFETIKELKEFGYSHFDTKLLMVFTENITDYYIGSKVRMDSGKIGKIVSVMKGNRPIIEMEDCYVQLNSTDYQQIREMIS from the coding sequence GTGGAAGAGCGACAGATTTATGTTTATGAAAAAGCCCTTGGGGAAATATTATCCCGGGATCTGTACATTCATGAAAACATGCTGTTTATGAAAAAGGGAACGATCATTAACCGGTATCACTTACAAAAGCTTCAAAAGCAAGGGATACAAAAACTTTGGACCTATAGCGATGAACAGGAAGTAAATATCCATCGCAAAGAATTAAAAGAACAGGTTCAAAGGGAATATCGAAGCAACAGCGCCTCTATTAAAAAAATTATGCAAAATATTGCCGGGGGAAAAGCCTTGGATTTTAAGAAAGTGGAAGAAATCTCCCTGGGGTTACTGGAGGGGATAGACCGGTACTCCTATTTGGTGGACTGTATGAATGAGCTTCGCAGAGCCGATGAATACACCTATAACCATAGTATTAACGTATCGATTTATTCTATGCTTCTGGGAAAATGGTCTGGGCTTACCAATGAGGATCTGGAAAATGTGGTCCAGGCGGGACTGCTACATGATATCGGAAAAGCAAGAGTTCCTGATCAGATTCTTAATAAGAAGGGAAAGCTCACGGATAAGGAGTTTGCGGTAATGAAGGAGCATGCTCAATTAGGGTATGAGATCATAGAGTTTAACAAAAACATTCCCGAAGAGGTAAAAAAACCGGTACTCTCCCATCATGAACGAATGGACGGTTCCGGGTATCCTAAAAAAGTCAAAGATTTGGATTTATATACCCGGATAATTGCCATCGCCGATGTGTATGATGCATTAACCTCTCAGCGGGTTTACAAAAAGAAAAAAAACCCCTTTGAAACCATTAAGGAGTTGAAAGAGTTTGGTTACAGCCACTTTGATACAAAACTTTTAATGGTTTTTACGGAAAATATTACGGATTATTACATCGGTTCCAAGGTAAGAATGGATAGTGGCAAGATCGGAAAAATTGTTTCTGTGATGAAGGGAAATCGGCCGATTATAGAAATGGAAGATTGCTATGTTCAATTAAATTCCACGGATTACCAACAAATTCGAGAGATGATTTCCTGA
- a CDS encoding YihY/virulence factor BrkB family protein, whose product MNIDNKKLNKWKSLVLHLKQQFKKNELKALGAQLSYYLILSFFPFLIVLIVLLNFTPLTEGQTISQLAYILPDEVFQLTLEILDEIRNGLNAPLLSVSSLATIWAASKGTSALIKGLNKAYQVSENRSFFRLRAMGVVFTFGLAFIIIFSLFFLVFGRLVGLAISEYLGFTRAFLSLWEYLRYGIPLLVLFFIFTLLFRIGPNYPLGFKDVYPGAIFTTLGWIIISLIFSFYVNNYGAFSRLYGSIGAVIALLIWLNISSLIVLIGGEINATRLWYRSSSSTEPSPIEDESK is encoded by the coding sequence ATGAATATTGATAACAAGAAGCTGAACAAATGGAAGTCACTGGTGCTGCATCTAAAACAGCAGTTTAAAAAAAATGAGCTGAAGGCTTTAGGAGCCCAACTGAGCTATTACTTAATCCTGTCCTTTTTTCCCTTTCTAATCGTACTGATCGTTTTGCTGAATTTCACCCCCTTAACCGAGGGACAAACCATCAGTCAACTGGCTTATATACTCCCCGATGAAGTCTTTCAGCTGACCTTGGAAATTCTCGATGAAATACGAAACGGATTGAATGCCCCTTTGCTTTCCGTCAGTTCCCTAGCCACTATTTGGGCCGCTTCCAAGGGCACTTCCGCCTTAATTAAGGGCCTGAACAAGGCCTATCAGGTTTCGGAAAACCGGTCGTTTTTTCGTCTGCGGGCCATGGGGGTCGTTTTTACCTTTGGCCTGGCCTTCATCATTATTTTCTCCCTGTTTTTTCTGGTTTTTGGTCGCTTAGTAGGTTTGGCGATCTCGGAATACTTGGGCTTTACCCGGGCTTTTTTATCCCTTTGGGAGTACTTACGCTATGGCATTCCCCTGTTGGTACTATTTTTTATTTTCACCCTCTTGTTCCGTATTGGACCTAATTACCCCCTCGGTTTCAAAGATGTCTACCCGGGAGCCATCTTTACAACCCTGGGATGGATTATTATTTCCCTGATTTTTTCCTTCTATGTAAACAACTACGGTGCCTTTTCCCGTCTCTACGGAAGCATCGGTGCCGTGATCGCTTTACTGATCTGGCTCAATATCAGCAGTCTCATTGTCCTGATCGGAGGAGAGATCAATGCCACCCGACTGTGGTACAGGAGCTCCAGTTCAACCGAGCCATCCCCGATAGAGGATGAATCCAAATAA
- the phrB gene encoding deoxyribodipyrimidine photo-lyase — MDRRRIIKHYQGKSAEGARGPVLYWMSREQRSEDHWPLTHAQEVALEKKRPLIVVFTLMDDYLGANASHYDFMLRGLREVALNLTKLNIPFLLLQGDPLEELLSFIKSQDISHLVTDFDPLKSKSNLQESIAEKITLPLDIVDGHNIVPVTTASPKKEYAAYTLRPKLHKRLEEFLREVPEIKKHPYSYKKVLPPIPWDSLLDHLTIKKNPYLKITYPSGPTAAKDQLRDFINHRLKNYGANSNDPTKEALSGLSPYLHFGQLSSQRVLLALEESQFSSSLTSDFVEQIFVRKELSDNFCYYNRNYDNVRGFPDWAKKTLDAHRDDPREFLYNYSDFLYGKTHDPLWNAAQWELLTTGKIHSYLRMYWCKKIYQWTPSPEEAMEIATKLNDGYSIDGRDPNGYTGIAWSIGGVHDRAWTERPVFGKIRYMNYRGAKRKFDVEKYIRTYLKDETDEY; from the coding sequence ATGGACCGAAGAAGAATTATCAAACATTATCAGGGAAAAAGCGCTGAGGGTGCCCGGGGACCGGTTCTTTACTGGATGAGCCGGGAACAGCGAAGCGAAGATCATTGGCCCCTTACCCATGCCCAGGAGGTGGCCCTGGAGAAAAAACGACCCTTGATTGTGGTTTTTACTTTAATGGATGATTATTTGGGAGCCAACGCTTCCCATTACGATTTTATGCTTCGGGGCCTTCGGGAGGTGGCCCTAAACCTTACGAAGTTAAATATTCCCTTCCTGCTTTTACAAGGGGACCCTTTGGAAGAACTTTTATCCTTTATCAAATCCCAGGATATTTCTCACCTGGTCACGGATTTCGACCCCTTGAAAAGCAAAAGTAATCTACAGGAATCCATAGCGGAAAAAATCACCCTTCCCCTGGATATCGTGGATGGGCATAACATTGTACCCGTAACCACCGCTTCCCCGAAGAAAGAATACGCTGCCTACACCCTGCGCCCCAAACTTCATAAACGGTTAGAGGAGTTTTTACGGGAAGTTCCGGAAATAAAAAAACATCCCTACTCCTATAAAAAGGTCCTTCCCCCTATTCCCTGGGATAGCCTGTTGGATCATTTAACAATAAAGAAAAATCCTTATCTTAAAATCACTTACCCTTCCGGGCCGACGGCGGCTAAGGACCAGTTAAGGGACTTTATCAACCATCGCCTGAAAAACTACGGCGCTAATAGCAACGATCCCACCAAAGAAGCACTATCCGGTCTTTCACCCTACCTGCATTTCGGGCAGCTCTCCTCCCAACGGGTGCTTTTGGCCTTAGAGGAAAGTCAATTTTCTTCTTCTCTTACCTCCGACTTTGTAGAACAAATTTTCGTGCGAAAGGAACTGTCGGATAATTTTTGCTATTATAACCGGAATTATGACAATGTACGAGGCTTTCCCGATTGGGCGAAAAAAACCTTGGATGCCCATCGGGATGATCCCAGGGAATTTTTATACAACTATTCGGATTTTCTTTACGGCAAAACCCACGATCCCCTTTGGAATGCCGCCCAATGGGAACTGTTAACAACCGGGAAAATCCACAGTTATCTTCGAATGTACTGGTGCAAAAAGATTTACCAGTGGACCCCAAGCCCGGAGGAGGCCATGGAAATCGCCACCAAACTTAATGACGGCTATAGTATCGATGGACGGGATCCCAACGGTTATACCGGCATTGCCTGGAGTATCGGCGGGGTTCACGACCGGGCCTGGACCGAACGTCCGGTATTTGGAAAAATCCGCTATATGAATTACCGGGGGGCGAAAAGAAAATTTGATGTGGAAAAATACATCCGAACCTATCTAAAGGATGAGACCGATGAATATTGA